In Oreochromis niloticus isolate F11D_XX linkage group LG18, O_niloticus_UMD_NMBU, whole genome shotgun sequence, one genomic interval encodes:
- the ralbp1 gene encoding ralA-binding protein 1, translated as MTECFLPPSSSPAEQRRAEHPGGVARTPSSEEISPTKFPGLYRTGEPSPPHDGHHHEPPDAYVSDDDKEHSKKKNKFKKKEKRTEGYAAFQEDSSADEAESPSKMKRSKGIHVFKKPSFSKKKEKDFKVKEKGPKEDKAKDKKSKDLTAADVVKQWKEKKKKKKPTTEAEPVPVETPTFRPIFGAPLAEAIKRTALYDGIQLPAIFRECVDYIENYGMKCEGIYRVSGMKSKVDELKAAYDREECPCLEEYDPHTVASLLKQYLRELPENILGRDLAQRFEDACGRQVEAEKVTEFQRLLTEVPPESRLLLSWLVTHMDHVIAREAETKMNIQNISIVLNPTIQIGNRVLYIFFTHVKELFGDVVLKPVVRPLRWSNMATMPALPETQESIKEEIRRQEFLLNCLHRDLQAGVKDLSKEERLWEVQRILTALKRKLREAKRQECESKIAQEIASLSKEDVSKEEMTENEEEVINLLLAQENEILTEQEELISLEQVLRRQIATEKEEIERLRAEIADIQSRQQGRSETEEYSSDSESESEDEEELQMILEDLQKQNEELENKNTHLNQAIHEEQEAILELRVQLRLLQSHKLQQELTVQPPAEQAPPTQPSPEARGEEQTKRSVAAVAPTADAAAATTNGKAAKDPSKPSPSKDKRDTNM; from the exons ATGACTGAGTGCTTCCTGCCCCCCAGTAGCAGCCCTGCAGAGCAGCGCAGGGCTGAGCACCCCGGGGGCGTGGCCCGCACCCCGAGCTCTGAGGAAATCAGCCCCACCAAATTCCCCGGGCTGTACCGCACCGGGGAACCATCGCCGCCTCACGATGGACATCACCACGAGCCTCCCGATGCCTACGTCTCCGATGATGACAAAGAGCAcagcaagaagaagaacaagttcaaaaagaaggagaaaagga CGGAAGGATACGCCGCCTTCCAGGAGGACAGCTCGGCAGATGAAGCAGAGAGCCCGTCCAAAATGAAGCGCTCCAAAGGAATCCACGTGTTCAAGAAGCCGAGCTTCtccaagaagaaagaaaaggattTTAAGGTGAAAGAGAAGGGTCCTAAAGAGGACAAAGCCAAGGATAAGAAGTCAAAGGACCTGACAGCTGCAGATGTGGTGAAACAgtggaaggagaagaagaagaagaagaaaccaaCCACAGAGGCAGAACCGGTCCCAGTGGAGACCCCCACCTTCAGGCCCATCTTTGGAGCCCCGCTGGCTGAAGCTATCAAGAGGACAGCTCTGTATGATGGCATCCAGCTACCAGCAATCTTTAGAGAGTGTGTGGACTACATTGAAAATTATGGGATGAAGTGTGAGGGCATCTACCGGGTTTCAG gtatgAAGTCCAAAGTAGATGAACTAAAAGCTGCGTATGACCGAGAGGAGTGCCCATGCCTGGAGGAGTATGACCCTCACACGGTTGCCAGCCTGCTGAAGCAGTACCTCCGCGAGCTGCCCGAAAACATACTTGGTCGAGACTTGGCCCAGCGGTTCGAGGATGCTTGTGGTCGGCAGGTTGAGGCCGAAAAGGTGACGGAGTTCCAGAGGCTGCTGACCGAAGTTCCGCCGGAGAGCCGACTGCTCCTCTCCTGGCTCGTCACGCACATGGACCACGTCATTGCCAGGGAGGCAGAGACGAAGATGAATATTCAGAATATCTCCATCGTACTTAACCCCACCATACAG ATTGGGAATCGTGTCCTTTACATTTTCTTCACCCACGTGAAGGAGCTGTTTGGGGATGTAGTCTTGAAGCCAGTGGTGCGGCCACTCCGCTGGTCCAACATGGCGACGATGCCGGCTCTGCCTGAGACCCAGGAGAGCATCAAAGAAGAGATCAGACGGCAG GAGTTCCTCCTGAACTGCCTGCACCGGGACCTGCAGGCAGGGGTGAAGGACTTGTCCAAAGAGGAGCGGCTCTGGGAGGTTCAGAGAATCCTGACCGCCCTGAAACGGAAACTGAGGGAGGCCAAACGTCAG GAGTGTGAAAGTAAAATAGCCCAGGAGATAGCAAGCCTGTCAAAGGAAGACGTTTCTAAGGAGGAAATGACTGAGAATGAAGAGGAAGTCATCAACCTCCTTTTAGCACAG GAGAATGAGATCCTGACGGAGCAGGAGGAGCTGATCTCTCTTGAGCAGGTGCTGCGTAGACAGATTGCTACTGAGAAGGAGGAAATCGAGAGGCTGCGGGCAGAGATTGCAGACATACAGAG TCGGCAGCAGGGTCGCAGTGAGACAGAGGAGTATTCATCAGACAGCGAAAGTGAAAGCGAGGATGAGGAAGAGCTGCAGATGATACTAGAAGATCTGCAGAAGCAAAACGAGGAACTAGAG AACAAAAACACTCACCTGAACCAGGCCATCCACGAGGAGCAGGAGGCCATCTTGGAGCTCCGCGTTCAGCTTCGCCTCCTGCAGAGCCACAAGCTACAGCAGGAGCTGACCGTCCAGCCGCCAGCCGAGCAGGCTCCACCCACGCAGCCGAGCCCGGAGGCCCGCGGCGAGGAGCAAACCAAGCGCTCCGTTGCTGCCGTGGCTCCTACCGCCGATGCAGCTGCTGCCACAACCAACGGAAAGGCGGCTAAGGATCCATCAAAGCCTTCACCAAGCAAAGACAAGAGAGACACCAACATGTGA